From the genome of Miscanthus floridulus cultivar M001 chromosome 10, ASM1932011v1, whole genome shotgun sequence, one region includes:
- the LOC136488825 gene encoding uncharacterized mitochondrial protein AtMg00860-like — MAMDSTKVAVVQSWPQPRSVRGLCGFLGLTGYYRRFINNYGSIAAPLTQLLRKEAFAWTDAATTVFADLKATLSTAPVLHLPDFSTEFVVDCDASGSSFGAVLH; from the coding sequence ATGGCCATGGACAGTACTAAGGTGGCGGTTGTGCAGTCCTGGCCGCAACCACGGTCGGTCCGAGGCCTGTGCGGCTTTCTCGGCCTCACCGGGTACTACCGGCGGTTCATCAATAACTACGGCTCCATCGCGGCGCCGTTGACACAGCTGCTTCGCAAGGAGGCTTTCGCTTGGACCGACGCCGCTACGACGGTGTTCGCAGACCTCAAAGCTACGCTATCAACTGCGCCCGTGTTGCACCTGCCCGACTTCTCCACGGAGTTCGTCGTCGATTGCGATGCGTCGGGGTCCAGCTTCGGGGCAGTCTTGCACTAG